Part of the Nicotiana sylvestris chromosome 2, ASM39365v2, whole genome shotgun sequence genome, GCATTGGATAAGTTTGTTACTAAACTAACACGGCTAAGGGTTGatacaatttttatttttatttttgcctaAATTGGAGCTAAAAATTGATCATTCTACACCCTCATCCTTCCCATTTGTTTTTCCAGTATTAATAACGATTATTAAGAGAATACTGGAAGTCTGGAAGTAGGAATTGTATTATTTTGTTGAGAAATATATAGGGgcatattttgattttttatgaTGTATTAGAGTAGAATAAAGTTGTAATTAAGATGAGTAAAAGTGGGTTTCATAATGCTACAGTCCTAACTCCAAAAGCTTTCTGATCCAACAGAAATCCCGCACTGTGCCTAGCTGATATAAAGCTACAGCTAGCTGATCGTATCATTCCATAAGAAAAGGGTATATGTGATAGGCAGATCATAGATATTCAACTGACCTTAGTTTTTGGGCTGAAAAAGTAAGAGCAGACGACATTTTGGGATAACGCATAAAAGCAAATAGGACAGATCTAGGGAGAACTGAGACAGTGAATTTGTTCTGCTGTGTTGTATGCTAAAACATTATCCATTGTCTGTCTGCACGAATGTACTTTGAAAGTTTCTTGGATCTTCATCAGTAAGAGTGCAAAAAGTGGGAAGTTTTAAGACGGAACGCTTTGATTTGTTATGTCTAAGTTAAATAATAAGAACATCTCATGTCGTTATTAAGTAATTTCTTGTAATGTATACTTTTACTATTTAGATTCTCCCGCTAACAACTTAAGTTGACAGGTAACTCTAGTTGCTAAAGATTTTGGTGCTAGGCTGGCTCAGTTACTGGTTCTCTTACACCCCGAACGAGTCATAGGAGTCGTCACATTGGGTACTCCTTTTGTACCTTTAGGTCCTCGAAAATTTCTCGAGACCCTTCCAGAAGGCTTCTATGTTTCCAGATGGCAGGTATCTTTTTGCTAAAAACAGAATATGAAGTATGTAGTTTTTGCAATTAGGTAACTTCCTTTCTCAAATTCAGGAACCAGGAAGGGCAGAAGCAGATTTTGCTAGGCTTGATGCTAAAACTGTTTTGCGCAACATATACATCCTCTTCTCCAGAAGTGACATACCAATAGCATTACCTGATCAGGAGATACTGGATTTAGTGGACTCATCAACCCCTCTACCCCTTTGGTTCTCGGACGAAGACCTTTCAGCATATGGTGCTCTATATGAGAAATCTGGATTTCGAACTGCATTAAAGGTTCCTTATAGGTAAGAGACTTAATGCATGTACTAATTTTGGAAGATCCGATACATGAGGAATATAACAGACAGCTTATTGCCGATAAGCCACGAAGAAGGCAATAATGGAAATACATGTTTCAGTTTCCATTTAGCCATTATTACTTTCTTGACGAGCTTATCTGTAACGTAGTATCCATTACCATCAGTAAGTTTTTGAATGAACATGCTATGTCACAGGTCACTCAATGAAGAGTTCAACATTTCAAACCACATAGTTAAGGCCCCAGCGCTGCTGATCATGGGGGAAAAAGACTACACCTTGAAATTTCCAGGAATAGAGGACTACATAAGAAGTGGGCATGTGAAACATTTAGCTACCAATTTGGAGATAGTGTTCTTGCTAGAAGGTTCCCACTTTGTTCAAGAGCAATTACCAGACCAGGTCAATGAGCTGATACTCAAGTTTCTCAAAAGTCATTCTTAATTTGGATGTTCAGCTTCTTGGATTTTGGAACTGCAAAGAGATCTCAAGTATTTCAATGAACTCTGGTGTCAATTGTGACATCCTGCGTTGGACAACAAAGTCTTATATGAAAATTCAAGGGCATCCTTTTAACCTTATTTTTAGTGCACTGGGTAATAAAATTAGCCTAGATTTTGGCAAATTTTAAGAAGGGCTCTACTATCTTCCTATCTCAAGGCTAGGCTATTGTTTTGTTATTAGAGAATTGTGGATGCTTATTCTCTTTATgttcttcctttcttcttccttgtgACTTGTGAGTTCATTGATCTTGCTTCCTACTCTAACCTTCAACTACCCTGAACATATAGATACAAACTCTTCTGAATTTTTAGAGTGTAATTTTTGTTAGAATTCCAAAAATATGAAATGCCATTTACATGTCAGGTAACGAAAAATCTGGGAGATGATGTTTAAATTAAATTGATTTTAGAAATGAAATTTATAACGCATATTCTGAATTGTGACTTTTTGACTTATAAATGTGGAGAATATACATCTCATTTCGTCAATTGCGACTTATAAATGAGATATCTCAAATGCGACTTTGCAAAATGCTAAATGCGATTGTGTTGACTATGGTTAAAGCTAACAAGCTGATGTAACTAGAGTCAAGTTAGCAGTGAGTAGGTGGTTAATCTTATTTAGTCAATTAAGCTAGTCAGTTAGCAGTTAGTTAGAAGGTTCCAGAAGTTAGTTAACATTGTAGGTTAGTTATATATATACACTGGGTGTACAGTGATTGTATTAAGTTTTGATATTTTACAAAATCACATCCTCTCTTCTCAAGCTCGTCTTTGTTCTAGCTCAAATGCCATTTCCATGGCAgtcaacatggtattagagctttgAGACTCGATCTACGCTTAATCACTAACTCAATTTCACTCTCCATTTCTAGTATTGCTTTAATTCTGCATAAGACCTGTAGAATGGCCTTCTAGTGACGCGTGGTGAAATTAGGGTTTGCAAGTGTTGAATCTAGGTCTGAAACTCTGTTCAGCAATGGCGATTGGAGATGATGTGAATGTCACAACCGCTGATTCAAGTGATGGCACAACTGCTACTGTCAATATTCCCACAATTGATCACAATCATCCTCTCTTTCTTCAACCAACGGATACTCCAAGTAGTACTCTGATTTCTCTTCAATTAACCGGATCAGATAACTATGCTTTGTGGAGTAGATCTATGAGGATTGGTTTGCTAGGCAAGAGTAAACTAGGTTTTGTGGCTGGACGATTTCCTAAATCTAAATTTGTACCTGAACTGTAGTCAATGGTGTAGTTCTCGCATGGATTATGAATGTAGTTAGACCAGGCCTATTAAGTAGTGTAATGTATGCATTTGATGCTCACAAAGTGTGGGAGGATCTAAAAGAAAGATTTGATAAAGTGAATGGTTCGAGAGTTCTCTATCTCCATAGAGAAATTCATACATTGACTCAAGGAACCATGACCATATCTGACTATTTTTTGAAACTGAGGGATCTTTGGGACAAGTTTGATGCTCTCATGCCCAACCCTGTTTGTCCATGTCCAAAATCGAAAAAGTTTGCTCAGCACTTTGAACAACACAGGCTTCTGCAATTTCTTATGAGCCTAAATGAGTCATACTCACAATTCAGAAGTCAAATTATGATGATGTCCCCAATTCCTAGTATCAACAAGGCCTACCCTCTACTAGTGGATCAGGAAAGTTAAAGGAGTTTGGCAAATTTCTCACAAACAATTCAAGTGTCTGAGACAATGGCGAGTACTGATCTTTACAGTAATAGAACCTCTGTTAACTCAGGAGGTAATTTCAAACAAAGGAGAAATCAAATACAGTGTGAATACTGCTACTACAAAGGacatactaaggaaaatggttaTAAGCTAATTGGCTATCTAGCTGATTTTAAACATAAGAAGAAAGGAGGAACCCCTGGTCTATATGCTAATCATGCTAGTGCTGATGTCCATCAGCTGGGAGAAGGGCCATAGATGCAGGTTGGAGTTCAACATGCAGGTCAACATGGTAGAGGAGATCATTATGTCTCAACCTGTTATTATGCCTCAATACCCTATGATATCTATGATGCCTCAATCTGCCACGTATTCTCAGTCTCCACCACCTGCACCCTATCTtacacaacaacaatatcaacagATTGTCCAGCTACTCAACAAAAGTGCTGAAGAGGGATCATCTTCCAAGGCTGTTGCTGCAGGTACTCTGATAGCCTAACTATCTAAGTATCTTAATCACAACTGGATAGTAGACACATGTGCCTCAAATCACATGGCATCTAATCTACAGATGTTAAACAACTATCAGGTTTTACCAAAACATCAAAGAGGCACAGTTCAATTACCAACAGTAAATGTAGTGACAATATCACAATCAGGAAATACTACAGTACTTAAAGACCAGACTATTAGTGATGTGTTGTATATACCTGACTTTAAATACAATCTACTGTCTGTTTCTCAACTTACCAAGGAATTATAGTGCTTAGTGGTATTCTTCCCTGATTTCTGCATATTTCAGGACCTCTACAATGGTTAGGTGTTGGGGATTGGTAAGGAAGAGCATGAACTCTATCTACTGAAAGGGACTCACTCCAGAAATCACAGCTGTTAAATAAATGTGCACACACAGCTAACCTTAGTTCTGAGTCTATTAGTTCTGAATCTACTCATCTATGGCATCTCAGATTAGGACATGCTCCTATTGATGTAATCAAAAGGCATGATGTACTTAGAGCATTGAAAAATGTAGGTTCATATCATTGTACTGTGTGCCTTGTAGCAAAGCAATCAAAGTTACCTTTTCAGTTGAGTACTGCAACTGCTAAATCAATATTTGAACTGGTACATTGCGATATCTGGGGGCCCTATAGGGTACATATGATGAAAAAAGATACTTTGTCACTATTGCGGATGACTATGCTAGATATACTTGGTTGCTCTTAATTAATTCTAAGTCTGATGCTATAGTGGTCATCAGAAACTTCTTAACCATAATGCAGAATACTTTCTCAACTATTGTTAAAACTTTCAGGACGGATAATGGGCATGAATTTTTTAGTTCTGACTTCAAAGCATTGGTCTCCTCTCTTGGAATTATTCACCAGAGTTCTTGTGTTTATGCTCCTCAGCAGAATGGAGTggtagaaagaa contains:
- the LOC138884126 gene encoding uncharacterized protein; translated protein: MAIGDDVNVTTADSSDGTTATVNIPTIDHNHPLFLQPTDTPSSTLISLQLTGSDNYALWSRSMRIVNGVVLAWIMNVVRPGLLSSVMYAFDAHKVWEDLKERFDKVNGSRVLYLHREIHTLTQGTMTISDYFLKLRDLWDKFDALMPNPVCPCPKSKKFAQHFEQHRLLQFLMSLNESYSQFRSQIMMMSPIPSINKAYPLLVDQES
- the LOC104215843 gene encoding epoxide hydrolase 2-like, with the translated sequence MDKIEHKFVEVNELKLHIAEIGNGSKPVVLFLHGFPEIWYSWRHQMVAVANAGFRAIAPDYRGYGLSDPPPEPGKTTFSDFVNDLVALLDALGISKVTLVAKDFGARLAQLLVLLHPERVIGVVTLGTPFVPLGPRKFLETLPEGFYVSRWQEPGRAEADFARLDAKTVLRNIYILFSRSDIPIALPDQEILDLVDSSTPLPLWFSDEDLSAYGALYEKSGFRTALKVPYRSLNEEFNISNHIVKAPALLIMGEKDYTLKFPGIEDYIRSGHVKHLATNLEIVFLLEGSHFVQEQLPDQVNELILKFLKSHS